In the genome of Fischerella sp. PCC 9605, the window ATTAAGGAGCTGTATTTAACTATATACCGAATCATCTATACAGAAACTGGGGCATTGAATCTATGAAGCCCCATGCAAATATCTCTAAACTGCTCCTGAGTTTGTAACAAGGGAGCAGTTTTGTATTCACACTCAGCAACGCCTTGCCGATTCCATGTATTCCGCGCCAAGGTGGAATCAATGATTGTAGCTCTTGATTCTACAAAAATACCCTTTGGTGTATGCAGGACTGTTGTGCCATTCGACTATCATGCTAGATTATCAGACTATATAGGTGTTGAGCCGAAAATTACAAACATCTCGGCTCAACACCATATTTGGGTTTGGTGGGTTCAGAACGATTCACGATTGGAAAGAACAAGAAATCTAAATAACTATTAACTAATGTCCTAAAAAGATGGATACCACCACCCTACGGCAACTTGTTTGGAAACCTGAAGAGAGTGCAAAGCTTGACTTCAAGATTGAACTGTACAAAATTCATGAGCCTAAACCTAAAACTCAGTCTGATATTCAGGAATGGGCGAAGGCGAAAGAGCAGCAATGGGCAGAGTTGATAAAAGATGTTATAGCACTTGCTAATGGTAATACTGGAACTGCTGCACAAACAGGATATCTTGTTGTAGGTGCTGATGATAAGTTGAAAGCTGACGGTACTCCAACTCTACGTGATGTTGGAAATGCAATGCCTACACGAAAGGAGATTCTTCAGAAAATAAATTCGTATTGCCAACCCCAGCTTCCTGATATTCAATGTGAAGAAGTTGTAGTAGATGGCGTAAAATTATTCGTTGTTTCTATTCCACCATCTCCTTATTTACATAGGCTCTCTAAACAATTGAAAACACTTAAAAAAGAATATTCTCCTTATACAGTTCTAATTCGTCGTGGAGATGGAGAAGAAACATACGAAGCCTCTCCCGAAGAGCAAATAGCCATTGAGAAAGAGAAACAATCAATCCAGTTAGGGACTCGTATCAAAGATAGAAAACGTTTAATAATTACTTTGTTTACTACTTTAACCGTAGGACTTATATTTTTTGGAATTATCTCAAATTATATAAATCAAACCTCCGATACTATCCAAGTTAGCTCAGTCAAAACAATTGAAGATAGTAAAACTGAGATTCGTGAGTTTGGTGGTGGGCAAGGGATTATCTCAGTCTATTGGGAAGTGTTTTTATCTAATCTGGGGGATAGTGACTTATCTGTAATCAATTACAAGGTTATTCAAGTAGGAAAAGATTTTCCAGCAAATTGGTATACAGACATGGATCAAGGCTTATATCTGTTTGAAAATGGAGAAGCTAAAAGATTGGAATTACCTATAAATATTCCTGCTGGAAGCACACAAAGAATTTTCGTGCGGCTCGGATTAATGATGACTCCAGAAGTATCTAAGTTAGTAAAAGAAAAATTTGTAAAATCGTCAAAATCTGATGTTACTCTTAAAACTATTTGGCGTTTTTTATATACAAAAGGAACTGATTTTTATGGCAATAAAGTAACGACACAAGTTGTAGACAGTGCGGGAAGAATCATATCAAGATTTCCTAGTTTGGAGGATGTACGTGAACAAACATTTGTCGTCTGTTTTACAACTTCACGTGGAGAATCCATAAATAAATCGTTATCTTGGTATAAGTTTGGTGGTGTTTATGATCCAAGTCGATACCGATAGTGCGCTCGTCATAAATCCATAAGCTGCTCTCTTGTTCCCTCTCCCTAGTAATGATTCTCATTATGATTAATTGTATATTTTATTTTCTGGAAGTCCCCTAACGAAAAACAGCGACTTCGCCGCCGTTTGATAACTGATAACTGAATCAGCCAGATCATCTCGCTGATGTTGCGATCGCCCTCCTTATACCAATTCTTTATGGCATTGCACCGAGATGGCTGTAAAAACCTGCAAGATGCCCTCAAAAGGCTTGATTTTGCGTTGTAAATAACGGTTTTTTTGACTCTGATGTAGCAAATTTTCAAACCTATGCAGGGAAAGAGTTTTCAGGCTATCTTGCAGGAAATTACACGTATCTCGGTTTCATGCCTATTTCGTCATGACCCCGTTTAGTATTACCTATGGGAAGTAAGCTACAATCAGAACTTGTATTATAAAACAGTCGGTCTTCACTCCCAAGCTACCAAACCTTTGCTATATCTACTTTCTGGCTTTTTCTTTTTTTATTAAGAAAAATATAACTAATGCATAGGTTAGCATAAACAGTTTTCTAGTTGTTCGAGCAAAGTCTCACAAGCCAAATTTTGACCAATCAGCAATAGCTGGTTTTTGGGCTTACCTTTCCACTCATCAGAATTCAGATTGTAGCGTGGGCCGCACAGGCAGAAAATATGACGGAGATCACTGTCAGAGAACCACATAATTCCCTTTGCCCGAAACACATTAGCAGGTAGCTGGTTATTTAAGAAATTTTCAAACTTATGAACATCAAAAGGCTTGT includes:
- a CDS encoding AlbA family DNA-binding domain-containing protein, which codes for MDTTTLRQLVWKPEESAKLDFKIELYKIHEPKPKTQSDIQEWAKAKEQQWAELIKDVIALANGNTGTAAQTGYLVVGADDKLKADGTPTLRDVGNAMPTRKEILQKINSYCQPQLPDIQCEEVVVDGVKLFVVSIPPSPYLHRLSKQLKTLKKEYSPYTVLIRRGDGEETYEASPEEQIAIEKEKQSIQLGTRIKDRKRLIITLFTTLTVGLIFFGIISNYINQTSDTIQVSSVKTIEDSKTEIREFGGGQGIISVYWEVFLSNLGDSDLSVINYKVIQVGKDFPANWYTDMDQGLYLFENGEAKRLELPINIPAGSTQRIFVRLGLMMTPEVSKLVKEKFVKSSKSDVTLKTIWRFLYTKGTDFYGNKVTTQVVDSAGRIISRFPSLEDVREQTFVVCFTTSRGESINKSLSWYKFGGVYDPSRYR